Part of the Spirochaetota bacterium genome is shown below.
TTTTCTCCGTATCCGCGCATCCGCATCCCGTACAGACTGCCGGGGCGAAATCGCCCATTTTTCTCAACTCGCTAGTCACCTCGCCGCATCCTTTGCAGCGAAACTCATATACAGGCATATCCGGACCCCGAACCAGTTTTTATAAATGCGCCCTTTTTAAAACTACCACTGGTTATTCCCGCGTCAAATATTTTCTGCATATCACATCCCGGGCCGGAAACGTTAAAATTGGGAATGGTATGGATAAATTATTGCATAAATTCCTTAAAAAATGCGAGACTGTCGGAGCTTTTCAGGCGGGACGAATGAATATACTGCTAACCAACGACGATGGCATTAATGCCGCGGGCATCAATATTTTGGCGCGCATTCTATGCGAGCGTCATGAAATCTATGTAATCGCGCCCCACGAGGAAAAAAGCGCCTGTTCGAGCGCAATAACCGTCCGCAGGGGCCTCGCGGTTGAAAAATTGTCGGATAACCGGTTTTCCGTGGAGGGATTTCCCGCAGACTGCGTTAATATCGGTCTGCATTCGGGGCTAATTCCGGAAATGGACCTCGTAATCTCAGGTATCAATCACGGGCCAAACCTGGGGGATGACGTTTATTTTTCCGGAACGGTAGCCGGGGCGCGCACCGCATTCATCTTCGGCACCTCCGGTATCGCGATTTCGATCGACTGTTTACGCACCTCCGATTATTTCGAAGCGGCATCCCGATTTATCATGGAATACATTGATCCGATAGGCGACTCACATATCCCGCATCCGTTCTGTCTCAACATCAATTATCCCGACATACCTGCCGACGAAATATCGGGCATCCGATATTGTTCCCTTTCAAAACGCCGCTACATCGATAATTACATCATAACCGACCGGCATGAGGGGGGGATGCACCTCCAGCTCAATGGGTCGATAGAAACCGACGAGGTGGAATCCACCGACTATTACGAACTGCAGCGGGGCGCGATAGCGATAACACCCCTGACCCTGGATTCGACCGACTACCCGCTCCTTCAATCCATGTCCAAGGGTGAACGTCCATGGAAGAAGTGAATATAAATGAAAAAATCGGGGCTTTCTTAAAATCCGCGACTGCACGTTGCACAGTAAAGGACTTTTCCGCGGCCATCGAGGATCTCAAGGCCGCAGAGGTACTCGACCGGGAAAACCCGGTGGTTCTCTACAATCTTGGCATCTGCTACACCCGGACGGGGCTGCACAGGACGGCATTTGAGTATTTCGAAAAGCTCGTGAAGCTTCCCGCATCATTTGTCGACATCCTGACAGTCAGAAAACTCGCGGCGTATTGCCTGATACAGATTAATGAGTTCCGAGGCGCCCTGTTTCATCTTGAAACGGGACTCAAACTCAACCCGCATGATGTAATTGCCCTGAATATGAAAGGATATTGCCAGGAAAAACTCGGCTTGCTTCCGGACGCAAAGCAGACCTACGGGGTAATACTTTCCATTGAGCCATCAAATCCGACCGCGTGTAATTCACTAGCCTATGTAATCGCCAAGACCGGCGGGGATCTCAACCAGGCCCTGCTCCTGTCAAAAAGGGCCGTTGAAGCAAGGCGCGAAAACCCGGCCTACCTGGATACCCTTGGCTATATACAGCTCTTAAAAGGGAACCGTGAAAGCGCTAAAAATTTCCTGAAAAAAGCTTATACCCGCTTTCCGGACTCAGAGGAAATTAAAGCCCACCTTCGAGAGCTTTTGCACCTTGATCATGAGAATAAATAAATAATTCTATTATATTTTTTCAATCCTGCCGATTCTATCAATAGATAAACTCCACGGAAGGAGGTTACGGAAATGGAAGTCGGAACACTCGCGCATACCAGCCAAATCACACGCCACGCCCAGTTCAATGACAGCCACGCGCCCGTCAGGGGTGCCGACATACAGCCATTGCCGGCCGGATCCAATTTTGATTTTGACAGGGTCGTGATGAACATGGAAGAGGTGAAAAACCTGCTCTACGTTGTGCTCGGCGGAGGACCGGGCCGTGTGAATACCAGCAGCCATCTCGGGTCCCTTGTTAATAAGCTTGCGTAATGCTGCGCGTTCGTCTTAGGAAAAGTTTGGCGCAGCGCCGATGCGCCGGCTACGTCGTCCCGTCATCCAAAGTATAACGGCCGGTTAAAATTGTTATAAAAAGTTGTTGACGTAAAAATTCAATACTTGATAAGTATTTATTCATAAAAAAATTATTGTAAATATCCATAAAGTCTCTGAAACATACTATGAGGAGTGCATGCTCCCCGGTTTGGGGCGATCGGAAACGATGAGCAGGGAATTACAGGATAGGGCGGAGAATCTCATTCGGGAGCTCAAGGAAGCCCTGGTACCAATTTCCGAAGAGTTAAGAAAGCTCAAGAGAACCGACGCCAGCCAGGAAACCAGGTATTGACACCGGAAAACGCGAGCATTGCAGAGGAAGAATATGCCGGCAAAAGGACAAAAACGCAAACAGCAGATCATCGATACTGCAAAAGAGATGTTCATACTGAATGGATTTCAGAGTACCCATATCGGGCAGGTCTGTGAAAAGCTTAATATCGCCCGGGGAACGGTGTACCAGTATTTCGGGAACAAAAGGGAAATATTATACGCAATTCTTGAAGCGGTCGAAGAGAAAATTGACGATATCATGGATCCGGACGACTTGAGGGATTTCCTCAAATCCAATCCCGTCCAAAAGGCCATGGTAAAATTCGAGTCAGAGCGCGTCGCTTCGTGCATTAGTACGATCCTTTCGGAACCTATCGTAATCAAGCTCATCTACAAAGACATCGCCGGCATCGACGAAGAGGTTATAACCCGGATCACCAAGTTTCTTGAATACATAACGAAAGTAGTCTCCCGTGACGTGGACGAAATCAAGCGGAAGGGTGTTTACAAGAAGAACGTTAATCCGGACATCACCGCGCTCATGCTTATCGGCGGTGTAATGTATGTCGTCTATGATTATGACCGCAAAAAGATGAACGTGCTCGACAAGGAAGTTGTAGAGGCCGTAGTCAGCAACTACCTTTACGGCGTGTTGAAATAGATCGAATCATTTTCCCTGACAAAAAGACCCGTGCAGCGGGTCTTTTTTATTCATTGACGGTTTAATTGACATAATGACCAATTCTGCGTACATTTCCTGCGCGTGATCGAACCTATGAATAAAACCCGGCTTAATCTTTCGTTTTGTATGCTCGCATTCCTGATGATTTCCATGCCCGCCCTGGCCGAGGACTCAATCGATTCGCGCCTTATTTCTAAAATTATCAGTTCCTCCGAAGAAGACATGCGGGAAGCCCGGGACTACATCGCGCTCAACAAGCCCGTTTCCCTGCTCCCCTCCCTCAAAAAAATCATCCTGGCTAACCCCACCGAAAAGAAAGGAGCCCTGGCATTTCGAGCCCTGCAAAGTTTTCCCATTAAGGAAAGCCTGTCCACCTGGCTGGATATGCTCCGCACCACCCAGTCTGTATCGTTGAAAAAGGAAATAATAGATTTCATTTCAACTACAGGCGAGCGCGGAATCGTACCACACCTGGTGGAGGAGCTGAAAAGCCCGCACCATGATGTGCGTGAAAGTGCTATTCTCGGACTAAAGAGAATCGGTGATGACCGCATGCTGCCCTACATGCTTAATTTTTCGCGAGACCCTAATCCCATTTACCGGGTATATGCGCTCCAGGCCTTCTTTCATATTTATGACCGGCGCATCAATGATATCCTCATGGAGCTGATAAAAGATGACAATAAATCGGTCCGATACTTCACGCTAAAATGCATAGAAAACCACAAGCTTACCGATTATCTTGTCACTATCAGGAACCTCGCCCTCAATGACCCGGAGTGGGAGGTACGGGTTAAATCTATCACCATCATGCGCGCATTCAATGACCGGGAAAATCTTTATGTGTTGCTCCAGTGCCTTGCCGATAAACACCGCGAAATTCGATACGCCGCGGCAGTGAGTCTCCTGGAAGTGGTGAACGCGGGCTCGTCATACCAGGTCTCAACCCAGCTCGATCTTGAAACCGACGATGAAATCAAGGATATGCTGCTCGAGATGCTGCTCAAATCCCGGAGCACGGGCGGCATGAAGGGATTTGAAAGAATCCTGATGCACGACCAGAACAGGGCGCTCAAGATCAAGGCAGCCTTTGCGCTTGGCGAAATAGGAGATCCGTCCGCGCTGCCCCTCCTTCTGCAGTCGCTTGATGCGGCCCAGGACAGCTTCCTCAAGGCGGAACTCAGTAATACAATCGGCCTCTTCAGGGGCCAGCCCGGAAGCGCGCAACGCCTCCTGCCGGGACTCGGGGCCTCCAACACCCAGTACCTGAGACTGGCCTCCCTGTACGCAATCGAACGGCTGCAGGACAGGGCCGTGACTCCGCAACTTTTTTCGATATTCAGTTCCGAAAAGGAACCCGTGATGCGTGAAAAGCTCAGGGAACTGGTTCAACAGTTCCTGGAGAGGTGACACGAAATGCGAATCGCTCTGGCACAGATAAATCCTATAATCGCCGATATCGAGGGCAATGCACGGAAAATCATCCGGTACATCGGCCTCGCGAAGGACACCGGGGCGGACCTCGTCGTATTCCCGGAGCTTGCCACCATCGGGTACCCTCCGATGGACCTGCTCGAACGAGACAAGCTTATCGACGACAACCTGGCGGCGGCCGGAGAGATCGCCCGCCATGCGGACGGTATCGCGGTTATCTGCGGAATGGTCGAGTTCGATGTACACAACAAACCCATGCTCTTCAACACCGCTGCCTTTATGGAAAACGGCCATATCCAGGCCCGGTATCACAAGGTGCTGCTTCCCACGTATGACGTCTTCGACGAGTTGCGTTATTTTTCTCCCGGCAGGAATATCCACCCATTTACGTTTATGGGGAAGAAAATCGGCACCTGCATCTGCGAGGATATCTGGAACGATTCCGACTACGAAAGCTCCTCCATGGAACTGCGGCGTTACCCGGTCGATCCCGTGCGCGCGCTGGCGGCATTATCCATAGACGTGCTTATCAATATTTCGGCGTCCCCGTATGTGAAGGGAAAAAATACCGTCAAGTGGGAGATGATCTCCGGAATAGCGCGGCGCGAATCGGTCCCCATCCTTTACGTAAACCAGGTAGGGGGAAACGACAGCCTCGTATTCGACGGAAACAGCTTTTTCCTGAATGCCCGGGGGGAGTTCATTGCCCGGGCCCGGGGATTCGAGGAGGACCTCGTCGTCGTCGATCTCGATATCCCGGAAACGATCGGTTATCCCGTGGAAGACGAGCTCGAGGATGTGCGCAGGGCACTGGTCCTGGGACTGCGCGATTACGTGAGAAAATGCGGATTTTCAAAGGTCGTCATCGGGCTCAGCGGGGGCATCGATTCGGCCCTCACGGCGGCGATCGCCGCCCAGGCGCTCGGACCCGAAAACGTCACGGGCATTACGATGCCTTCGGTCTACTCGTCCCGGGGAAGCGTGGACGACTCGGCGGCGCTCGCGCGCAATCTGGGGATTCGTGTCGAGACCATACCGATCATGCAGATTTTCGATTCTTACCGGTCCATGCTCAAGCCGGTTTTTTCGAACATGCCCGAGGACGTTGCGGAGGAAAACATCCAGGCGCGCATCCGCGGCAATCTCCTCATGGCGGCGAGCAACAAGTTCGGGAGCATGCTTCTCACCACGGGCAACAAGTCCGAGCTCGCCATGGGATACTGTACCCTTTACGGCGACATGTCCGGCGGGCTGGCGGTAATATCGGACCTCCCCAAGACCCTCGTCTATCGGCTTGCGTATCACGTCAACCGGGATCGGGAGATCATCCCCGTCGCGACCATCGAAAAACCCCCGTCCGCGGAGCTCCGGGAGAACCAGAAGGACGAGGACAGCCTTCCCCCCTATGCCCTGCTCGATCAGATACTCGAACTGTACATAGAGAAAATGAACTCCGCCGGGGAGATTATCGCCCTGGGGTATCCCGCGCACGTGGTCCGCGACGTGCTTGCCAAAGTCGACAGGAACGAGTACAAGCGTCGCCAGGGGGCGCCGGGGCTCAAGATCACCTCCAAGGCATTCGGCTCGGGCAGGAGGATCCCCATCGCCCAGAGGTATAAGCCCTGAATCGGCAGCCTGGCCGAATTTCTTTCCGCCGGCTCTTCCCCCTGGCATTTTCTTCATCGCCCCTCATAAATACTTATTGAATGAACCCGCGCCCGCCTGCTATACTTTTCCGGGAACCAGGGAAATGACCGGTATGGAAACTCAGGGGATACCGCTGCGGGTGCTGGCGCTGGAGGACGACAGGCTCGTCCGGCGCATACTCGAAGACACGCTCAGGGAAGAATGCGAATTCCTCGCGGTGGCCACCTATGCGGCGTTCCAGGATGTCCTCGTGCGGTTCAACCCGGACATCGTGCTGCTCGATGTTCTCCTTCCCGACGGGGACGGGTTCGAAATCTGCCGCGCGCTGCGCATGAACCACCAGTATGAAAAACTCTTCATCCTCATGCTCACCGCGGCCGATGAAAAGGACTCGATCGAACGCGGCTACGCATCGGGCGCAAACGATTATATACGCAAGCCGTTCATTCCCTACGAGGTGAAATCGAAGATACTCAGCTATAAGAAAATCATCGATTTTCAAAGCAAGCTGTTTACGGCCTTCAATTACCAGCTCGAGTTTTCGAAGAAGCTCTATTTCGTAAACAGGCTTATGCAGAAAAACATAGATGTGTCCGATATGCCCTCACTGCTGTCGGAATTGAAGATGTTCAACGAAATTCTGGACGTCGGGTATATCGAAGTCGTCCGGCGGGACCGAAACGGAAAACCGGTTTCAATGTACGACCATTCGTTCCTCAAGGACGACGCCCCCCTTCGTTTTGAACGCATCGTCAGGAATTATGGCGGTTTCGAGGACATGGAAACGGGACCCGCATCCTTTCGAATTCAAAGGAAGTCGGGGACCGATACTACTCACTGCATAATCAGTCCCATCACCTTTGGCAGCACCGTGGCGGGATACCTGATGCTCCAGCGCGGCCGGGAATTCGATTCCGATGAAAAAAACCTCGTTTCCCTCTGTACGGATTTCGCCTCGATGATGTTCAGGCGCATCTCCATCCAGCACGAGCTCGATACGCAGTACGAACGCTACAAGGCCGAGATCGCAAAGGTCCGCAAAATCCAGGCCGCCGCGCTTCCCGATTTCAGCGCATTATTCGGTTACGATATCGGCTACACCTTCATGCCCGCCGATGACATCAGCGGGGATTTTTTCGACGGCTTCTACCTGGATGATTCCACCTACCAGATCGTGCTCTGCGACGTCTCAGGACACGGAATGGCGTCGTCCTACGTGGGAAATGAAATCCGGTCCCTGTTCAGGAGTATCTCCCGTCCGGATCTATCCCCCGGTGCGACGCTGACCGAGGTGAATCGCCTGCTCTTCCAAGACATCTCCGAAATCAATTATTTCGGAACGGCCATCCTGTGTAGAATTAATCTCCACCTGGGGGAGCTTGTTATCGCATCCGCGGGGCACCCGCCCGTGATCTGGTACAGGGAGCGCGATGAATCCAACCGCATGCTGGATAGCACCGGGCCGCTGCTCGGATTTTTCGACAATGCCACGTTTGGGGAGGACGTGCTCGCCCTGTCACCGGGCGATGCGGTATTATTCTACACCGACGGCGTCACGGAAACATTTTCACCGGAAACCGGGGAATTTTACGGGGAATTGAGACTCCTTAAGCACTTCATGGAAATCGCGCCCCTGGATTCGCGCGAAATCATCCAGGAAATAATCGGCAGCGTGTACGAGTTCAACGAGTACACCAACCAGGCCGACGATATCACCATGATATGCATTAAAAGGCGCGAGAATCCTTTCGCTTGAACGCGCTCAGCCTGAAGTCATCCAGGATATTCGAGGCGACCTCCATGAGCTGCAAAATCGCTCCATATCCGGTGAGTCCCTGGTACAATTCAACGACCTTCTTCCCGCGCTCCTTTTCAATGAACAGCTTGTCGAATCGAAGCGGAATCTCCCAATCCGGTGATCGCATTCCAAGGAGTTCCTCGCACAGATCGTGGACATCGTGCAATTCGAACGCGCATTCCTTCATGTAATTATTCCTGTCTTTTTCAATTTCCATCTCGCGCGACGGAGCCGCCTGCCTGTTCAGGATCATGACATGGTCGAGGATGCGCTTCGCGTACCTGGTGCCCGACGGCAGCGCGAGAAAATTAAGCCTTTCCTCGATTTCGATTATCCTGGCCTTTGCGATATCGTTCGAAATGAGCCAGAATACGGGGAAATGATATAATGCGAACTCCGAGATGGCCCCGTAACAGTGGACGATTTCGAGCTCGGCCTGCGGGTGGAAATAGACGGGGGTGTATTTTTTCACCCTGGCCATGTTGTCTTCCATGATACGGTCGACAAGCCGGGTGAAGCTTTTCGCGTTCTTTTTCTTTTCGTACTTTTCCCTGGTTTTTTCGAAATTGGCGATTTCCGCGAAGATAAAGGCCTCCA
Proteins encoded:
- a CDS encoding zinc ribbon domain-containing protein translates to MPVYEFRCKGCGEVTSELRKMGDFAPAVCTGCGCADTEK
- a CDS encoding TetR/AcrR family transcriptional regulator yields the protein MPAKGQKRKQQIIDTAKEMFILNGFQSTHIGQVCEKLNIARGTVYQYFGNKREILYAILEAVEEKIDDIMDPDDLRDFLKSNPVQKAMVKFESERVASCISTILSEPIVIKLIYKDIAGIDEEVITRITKFLEYITKVVSRDVDEIKRKGVYKKNVNPDITALMLIGGVMYVVYDYDRKKMNVLDKEVVEAVVSNYLYGVLK
- a CDS encoding HEAT repeat domain-containing protein, yielding MNKTRLNLSFCMLAFLMISMPALAEDSIDSRLISKIISSSEEDMREARDYIALNKPVSLLPSLKKIILANPTEKKGALAFRALQSFPIKESLSTWLDMLRTTQSVSLKKEIIDFISTTGERGIVPHLVEELKSPHHDVRESAILGLKRIGDDRMLPYMLNFSRDPNPIYRVYALQAFFHIYDRRINDILMELIKDDNKSVRYFTLKCIENHKLTDYLVTIRNLALNDPEWEVRVKSITIMRAFNDRENLYVLLQCLADKHREIRYAAAVSLLEVVNAGSSYQVSTQLDLETDDEIKDMLLEMLLKSRSTGGMKGFERILMHDQNRALKIKAAFALGEIGDPSALPLLLQSLDAAQDSFLKAELSNTIGLFRGQPGSAQRLLPGLGASNTQYLRLASLYAIERLQDRAVTPQLFSIFSSEKEPVMREKLRELVQQFLER
- a CDS encoding tetratricopeptide repeat protein, which produces MEEVNINEKIGAFLKSATARCTVKDFSAAIEDLKAAEVLDRENPVVLYNLGICYTRTGLHRTAFEYFEKLVKLPASFVDILTVRKLAAYCLIQINEFRGALFHLETGLKLNPHDVIALNMKGYCQEKLGLLPDAKQTYGVILSIEPSNPTACNSLAYVIAKTGGDLNQALLLSKRAVEARRENPAYLDTLGYIQLLKGNRESAKNFLKKAYTRFPDSEEIKAHLRELLHLDHENK
- a CDS encoding NAD+ synthase encodes the protein MRIALAQINPIIADIEGNARKIIRYIGLAKDTGADLVVFPELATIGYPPMDLLERDKLIDDNLAAAGEIARHADGIAVICGMVEFDVHNKPMLFNTAAFMENGHIQARYHKVLLPTYDVFDELRYFSPGRNIHPFTFMGKKIGTCICEDIWNDSDYESSSMELRRYPVDPVRALAALSIDVLINISASPYVKGKNTVKWEMISGIARRESVPILYVNQVGGNDSLVFDGNSFFLNARGEFIARARGFEEDLVVVDLDIPETIGYPVEDELEDVRRALVLGLRDYVRKCGFSKVVIGLSGGIDSALTAAIAAQALGPENVTGITMPSVYSSRGSVDDSAALARNLGIRVETIPIMQIFDSYRSMLKPVFSNMPEDVAEENIQARIRGNLLMAASNKFGSMLLTTGNKSELAMGYCTLYGDMSGGLAVISDLPKTLVYRLAYHVNRDREIIPVATIEKPPSAELRENQKDEDSLPPYALLDQILELYIEKMNSAGEIIALGYPAHVVRDVLAKVDRNEYKRRQGAPGLKITSKAFGSGRRIPIAQRYKP
- the surE gene encoding 5'/3'-nucleotidase SurE — its product is MDKLLHKFLKKCETVGAFQAGRMNILLTNDDGINAAGINILARILCERHEIYVIAPHEEKSACSSAITVRRGLAVEKLSDNRFSVEGFPADCVNIGLHSGLIPEMDLVISGINHGPNLGDDVYFSGTVAGARTAFIFGTSGIAISIDCLRTSDYFEAASRFIMEYIDPIGDSHIPHPFCLNINYPDIPADEISGIRYCSLSKRRYIDNYIITDRHEGGMHLQLNGSIETDEVESTDYYELQRGAIAITPLTLDSTDYPLLQSMSKGERPWKK
- a CDS encoding fused response regulator/phosphatase — translated: MTGMETQGIPLRVLALEDDRLVRRILEDTLREECEFLAVATYAAFQDVLVRFNPDIVLLDVLLPDGDGFEICRALRMNHQYEKLFILMLTAADEKDSIERGYASGANDYIRKPFIPYEVKSKILSYKKIIDFQSKLFTAFNYQLEFSKKLYFVNRLMQKNIDVSDMPSLLSELKMFNEILDVGYIEVVRRDRNGKPVSMYDHSFLKDDAPLRFERIVRNYGGFEDMETGPASFRIQRKSGTDTTHCIISPITFGSTVAGYLMLQRGREFDSDEKNLVSLCTDFASMMFRRISIQHELDTQYERYKAEIAKVRKIQAAALPDFSALFGYDIGYTFMPADDISGDFFDGFYLDDSTYQIVLCDVSGHGMASSYVGNEIRSLFRSISRPDLSPGATLTEVNRLLFQDISEINYFGTAILCRINLHLGELVIASAGHPPVIWYRERDESNRMLDSTGPLLGFFDNATFGEDVLALSPGDAVLFYTDGVTETFSPETGEFYGELRLLKHFMEIAPLDSREIIQEIIGSVYEFNEYTNQADDITMICIKRRENPFA